The following coding sequences are from one Cercospora beticola chromosome 4, complete sequence window:
- a CDS encoding uncharacterized protein (BUSCO:EOG09263ROQ), whose product MAATTFLPTLEAESHRFLQPDLPLYTDAVAYLKNVLDPLAKDISAEQQQRLKESRKKRKRGEGGDEEVLRLRQIHTDGFSVEQVWEQARRVLDAAADEVQREYEKVQEQLEGDSDEDGADAQSGLDGEDEDLGVEGVDYEVEGVDDGEEEYHSDGDEDEEDELDLNGDTHDDFDEMELDEDEDEAEVPAAEFVEDKFGLNDGFFSIDDFNKQSEFLEQQDFRGEAEVEEDDEEIDFDADPMAQASAGANGDAGADDEESEGEEDGPTFGDPDAESEDEDEDGEGVGDMDAMGGMGNTNSIMYKDFFAPPAQKKRKNKKGRPNPHNFPEASASKSTNGAAQEEWAEPEDMQRTMDAVHRDLFEESDEEEEEEDEKPDPADPRSRRSAHERRKLQLQEEIRKLEAANVAKRDWQLSGEARAADRPVNALLEEDLDFERAGKPVPVITAEVSEDIESLIKRRILAFDFQDIIKRRPDDLATGNGKRGKLDFELDDTKSKKGLAEEYEEEYSRRTDPNYVDVKDEKLAKEQKEIEALWKEVCGQLDGLSSWNFRPKAPAPQMDIRVDAPAITMEDARPSAGGEVAGASQLAPQEIYKAGEGSKADKSEVVGKSGLPAGREELDKDERKRRRRREKERIRKASGNAEGANGKPKESKAKKAKKDMLGDLKKGGVRVIGKKGQVTDVEGNEARNETGGQGAGRFKL is encoded by the coding sequence ATGGCAGCGACAACGTTCCTGCCGACCTTAGAGGCGGAATCTCATAGATTCTTACAGCCGGATTTGCCACTCTACACCGATGCCGTCGCATACCTGAAAAACGTCCTCGACCCGCTGGCCAAGGACATCAgtgcggagcagcagcaacgattGAAGGAGtcgcgcaagaagaggaagcgagGCGAGGGTGGTGACGAAGAAGTGCTACGTTTGCGGCAGATACATACAGATGGCTTCAGCGTCGAGCAGGTGTGGGAACAAGCACGAAGAGTACTCGATGCAGCGGCGGATGAGGTCCAGCGCGAATACGAGAAAGTGCAGGAACAACTCGAGGGAGACAGCGACGAGGATGGTGCTGATGCGCAATCAGGCTTGGACGGGGAGGATGAGGACCTAGGAGTGGAAGGTGTGGACTATGAAGTCGAGGGAGTAGAtgacggcgaggaggagtaTCACTCTGATGgggatgaggacgaagaagacgagctgGACCTGAATGGTGATACGCacgacgacttcgacgaaATGGAAttagacgaagacgaggacgaagcagAGGTACCAGCAGCAGAGTTCGTGGAAGACAAATTTGGCTTGAACGACGGCTTTTTCTCAATCGATGACTTCAATAAACAATCCGAGTTCTTGGAGCAGCAGGATTTCCGAGGCGAAGCCGAagtggaagaggatgacgaggaaaTCGACTTTGATGCAGATCCCATGGCGCAAGCTTCAGCTGGCGCAAATGGAGACGCTGGcgctgacgatgaagaaagcgaaggcgaagaagatggaccTACATTCGGCGATCCTGATGCAgagagcgaagacgaagatgaagatggtgaaggtGTTGGAGACATGGATGCAATGGGCGGCATGGGAAATACCAACAGCATAATGTACAAGGACTTCTTCGCGCCGCCAGCGCAGAAAAagcgcaagaacaagaaggggCGACCGAACCCGCACAACTTTCCCGAAGCGTCTGCTTCGAAGTCGACAAACGGTGCGGCACAGGAAGAGTGGGCCGAGCCAGAGGACATGCAGCGGACCATGGATGCGGTACACCGTGACCTGTTTGAGGAGtcagatgaagaggaagaggaagaagacgaaaagCCTGATCCAGCCGATCCTCGATCGCGTCGTTCAGCGCATGAGCGTCGAAAGCTGCAGCTACAGGAGGAGATCCGgaagctcgaagctgccaATGTAGCCAAACGTGACTGGCAGCTTTCAGGTGAGGCGCGCGCGGCCGACCGCCCTGTCAATGCACTTCTCGAAGAGGATCTGGACTTTGAAAGAGCTGGCAAACCTGTACCAGTCATTACCGCAGAAGTCAGCGAAGACATTGAAAGTCTGATCAAACGCCGCATCCTTGCCTTTGACTTCCAAGACATCATAAAGCGACGACCAGACGATCTTGCCACTGGAAACGGGAAGCGTGGCAAGCTTgacttcgagctcgatgacaccaagagcaagaaagGCCTGGCCGAGGAGTATGAGGAAGAATACTCTCGCAGAACAGATCCGAACTACGTGGACGTCAAAGACGAGAAACTGGCGAAGGAGCAGAAAGAAATCGAAGCTCTGTGGAAAGAAGTTTGCGGCCAGCTCGATGGCCTCTCATCTTGGAACTTCAGACCCAAAGCACCAGCACCTCAAATGGACATCCGTGTCGACGCGCCAGCCATCACAATGGAAGATGCACGACCCTCAGCTGGTGGTGAAGTTGCCGGCGCAAGTCAACTGGCACCTCAAGAGATCTACAAAGCCGGCGAGGGCAGCAAAGCCGATAAATCTGAAGTTGTCGGCAAGTCTGGGCTGCCTGCCGGACGAGAAGAACTTGATAAAGATGAacggaagaggagaagacgacgagaaaAGGAACGCATTCGGAAAGCTAGCGGGAATGCGGAAGGTGCGAATGGGAAGCCGAAGGAGAGTAAGGctaagaaggcgaagaaggatatGCTTGGGGATCTCAAGAAGGGTGGTGTTCGCGTTATTGGAAAGAAGGGACAAGTTACTGATGTGGAGGGCAATGAAGCACGCAATGAGACTGGCGGACAAGGTGCAGGGAGGTTCAAATTGTAG
- a CDS encoding mitochondrial 54S ribosomal protein uL3m (BUSCO:EOG092642CB), whose translation MPPKPSSIALALPPRFLCPAISRQFIRTIRSIAPPKKVHKFNHGKNLPTLQASAKAAFERRKHNFPLRTGAIAIKKGMTGIYNPTTAKREACTVLQLDRCQVISHKRREIHGYWAVQVGFGTKEARNVTRPERGHFAAQGVPIKKEVAEFRVKNEEGLPKVGSVISADLFQEGQYIDARGVTRGMGFAGGMKRWGFGGQPASHGTSLTHRAMGSAGASQGSGSRVLPGKKMAGRMGAERHTVQNLKVMKVDPENGIVVVHGAVPGPRNSIVKIQDAIKKDWPDVDPNVGISTWIRQGETPAPPPMEA comes from the exons ATGCCTCCCAAACCATCATCAATAGCCCTCGCGCTACCACCAAGATTCCTGTGTCCAGCAATATCCCGCCAGTTCATCCGCACCATACGTTCGATAGCACCTCCAAAGAAAGTACACAAATTCAATCATGGCAAGAATCTACCAACGCTCCAAGCAAGTGCCAAAGCCGCTTTCGAGAGGAGAAAACACAACTTCCCGCTTCGCACAGGCGCGATAGCAATCAAGAAGGGCATGACCGGCATATACAATCCTACGACAGCAAAACGCGAAGCCTGCACAGTGCTACAGTTGGATAGATGCCAGGTCATCAGTCACAAACGACGGGAGATACATGGCTACTGGGCTGTCCAGGTTGGCTTTGGAACAAAAGAGGCACGAAACGTGACGCGGCCTGAAAGAGGGCATTTCGCAGCACAAGGAGTACCGATCAAGAAAGAAGTCGCCGAGTTTCGCGTGAAGAACGAGGAAGGCCTACCGAAAGTCGGATCGGTCATTTCAGCCGATTTGTTTCAAGAAGGACAATACATCGACGCACGCGGTGTGACACGCGGTATGGGTTTTGCAGGTGGCATGAAGCGGTGGGGATTCGGCGGTCAGCCTGCCTCGCACGGTACCAGTTTGACGCATCGTGCGATGGGTTCTGCCGGTGCCTCGCAAGGTTCTGGTTCGAGGGTTCTACCCGGAAAGAAGATGGCTGGACGCATGGGAGCGGAAAGACATACGGTTCAAAACCTCAAAGTCATGAAAGTTGACCCGGAGAATGGCATTGTGGTCGTTCACGGCGCGGTTCCTGGCCCTCGAAATTCGATTGTCAAGATTCAGGACGCGATCAAGAAAGAC TGGCCAGATGTGGACCCCAATGTTGGAATTTCTACTTGGATCAGACAAGGCGAAACTCCGGCACCTCCTCCAATGGAGGCATGA
- a CDS encoding uncharacterized protein (BUSCO:EOG0926300R~CAZy:GT59): protein MTCAPLSSPVLVSASNDITLSGECPKGVKRSISVTIADAYKTLSRNNMATAVASLLAPLAIWFKAVDSTVQEPYLDEIFHIPQAQHYCAGRWHIWDPKLTTPPGLYLISYLVQPLLGCEVGSLRAVNAGCLVALLLALVATYTVRRKANGQTGYLSGLLAVHSSLNIVLFPPLFFFSALYYTDIASTLSWTTFYWFFLRCIDKRDFSPVDALLQVILGVASLSFRQTNIFWVAVAPLALKLVIELDQGHRVVKQSMYKRAEGFGDSTWSVAKTSWKMNVIYDPPVRDAFIEDYIRTIVSIAACGLKAATQPKRIMSIGLALSPYLTLIAVFASFILWNGGVVLGDKSNHIATINLPQMLYIWPFITFFSWPLLLPHFMMGALTLVSRIGQVLPLEPLLVFKRRNFLPRAYLVLAFTIFALAIVHFNTLVHPFMLADNRHYVFYVFKRLLRPQWVRYLAAPIYVLTAWACISSRGEAPYSNMGLTAKDNRSRSQTRAASANDTTRDNLKHNALTDASRDPSHIPDGKSTPMVSFILVNLATTALTLCSAPLVEPRYCIIPFIMWRMHLPLYAVNETRDKQVAKEKSWSAVLKVYDYRVVVETVWFLVINAATGYIFLNWTFEWPSEPGKLQRFMW, encoded by the exons ATGACATGTGCACCACTTTCCTCCCCGGTCCTGGTCTCTGCTTCCAACGACATCACACTCTCGGGCGAATGTCCGAAGGGTGTGAAGAGATCGATCAGCGTCACCATTGCGGACGCTTACAAGACTCTGTCGAGGAACAACATGGCGACTGCAGTGGCATCTCTGCTCGCACCTCTTGCAATCTGGTTCAAAGCAGTCGACAGTACTGTCCAGGAGCCCTATCTG GACGAGATCTTTCATATACCGCAAGCACAACATTACTGCGCAGGAAGATGGCACATCTGGGATCCCAAGCTCACGACTCCACCTGGCCTCTATTTGATCTCCTATCTCGTTCAACCTCTTCTTGGCTGTGAGGTGGGATCTTTGAGAGCTGTCAATGCCGGATGCTTGGTCGCATTGTTGCTGGCTCTCGTAGCCACATACACTGTTCGACGGAAAGCCAATGGCCAGACAGGTTACCTCAGTGGCCTGCTGGCTGTGCACAGCTCGCTGAACATTGTTCTCTTTCcgccgctcttcttcttctcagccCTCTACTACACCGATATAGCATCTACGCTATCATGGACGACCTTCTACTGGTTCTTCCTGCGATGCATTGACAAGAGAGACTTCTCCCCTGTCGATGCACTGCTGCAAGTTATCCTGGGAGTTGCGAGCCTGTCCTTCAGACAGACTAACATTTTCTGGGTTGCTGTCGCACCTTTGGCATTGAAGTTAGTCATTGAGCTCGATCAAGGTCATCGCGTTGTCAAACAGTCGATGTACAAGAGGGCTGAGGGTTTTGGCGACTCGACTTGGAGCGtggcgaagacgagctgGAAAATGAATGTGATCTACGATCCCCCCGTCCGCGATGCGTTCATTGAAG ACTACATCCGCACTATCGTGTCCATCGCCGCCTGTGGTCTAAAAGCCGCCACCCAACCGAAACGTATCATGAGTATCGGGCTCGCACTGTCACCATACCTGACTTTGATCGCCGTATTCGCGAGCTTCATCCTATGGAACGGGGGCGTTGTTCTAGGCGACAAGAGCAATCACATCGCCACCATCAACCTGCCCCAGATGCTCTATATCTGGCCGTTCATCACGTTCTTCTCGTGGCCCCTGCTCTTACCGCACTTCATGATGGGTGCTCTCACACTGGTCTCCAGAATTGGGCAGGTCTTGCCCCTGGAGCCACTACTCGTGTTCAAACGCCGCAACTTCTTGCCCCGAGCGTACCTGGTACTCGCCTTCACGATATTCGCCCTAGCAATCGTGCATTTCAACACCCTCGTCCACCCATTCATGCTGGCTGACAACCGACACTACGTCTTCTACGTGTTCAAAAGGCTGCTCCGACCTCAGTGGGTTCGCTACCTTGCAGCACCAATCTACGTCCTCACAGCTTGGGCCTGCATCTCATCACGGGGAGAAGCTCCCTACAGCAACATGGGTCTCACCGCGAAAGACAACAGAAGCCGATCCCAGACTCGTGCAGCGAGCGCCAACGACACCACAAGAGATAACCTGAAACACAATGCCCTCACGGACGCCTCACGAGACCCTTCGCACATTCCAGATGGAAAAAGCACACCAATGGTGTCTTTCATCTTGGTCAATCTCGCGACAACAGCTCTAACGCTGTGCAGCGCCCCCTTGGTCGAGCCGAGATATTGCATCATTCCGTTCATCATGTGGCGGATGCACTTGCCATTGTATGCGGTCAACGAGACTCGAGATAAGCAGGTTgccaaagagaagagttgGAGCGCTGTGCTGAAGGTATACGATTATCGAGTCGTGGTAGAGACGGTATGGTTCTTGGTCATAAACGCGGCTACGGGGTACATTTTCTTGAATTGGACGTTCGAGTGGCCTAGTGAGCCAGGGAAGCTGCAGAGGTTTATGTGGTGA
- a CDS encoding uncharacterized protein (BUSCO:EOG09264QRY): protein MALPLPPGLTPNEVGFLCEMELVTVIPRQRLEGLELLGGPTERLNPPFPAQLPLWLALLLKRQKRANISPPPWLSPSSLQSILEFETDPRLAGALAPGPDLPESTGVSLPNEPYLKHESLEISSPFIKDSSTSRAQQERLPYHWNELGFLLLTHASDDFEDPDTVRRLLRDLREVRMSKLRKGFKALEAGAGLKVNGVGGMEVAEIRGFVGGVVDGLRKLNQPREDAQKEQEADGQDALGGSGNYQDDDDDMEL, encoded by the exons ATGGCCCTCCCACTCCCTCCCGGCCTCACGCCAAACGAAGTCGGTTTTCTCTGCGAAATGGAACTCGTCACGGTGATCCCCCGCCAAAGACTCGAAGGACTGGAGCTGCTAGGA GGCCCTACAGAACGCCTCAACCCACCATTCCCAGCCCAACTCCCCCTCTGGCTCGCCCTCCTTCTCAAACGCCAAAAACGAGCCAATATCTCCCCACCACCCTGgctctcgccttcctctctCCAATCCATTCTCGAATTCGAGACCGATCCCAGACTCGCGGGCGCATTAGCACCGGGTCCCGACCTCCCAGAATCCACAGGCGTCAGTCTCCCCAACGAACCCTACCTCAAACACGAGAGCTTGGAGATCAGCAGTCCTTTCATAAAAGACAGCAGTACAAGTCGAGCGCAACAAGAACGTCTACCATATCATTGGAATGAGCTTGGGTTCTTATTACTCACGCATGCGAGCGATGATTTCGAGGATCCGGATACTGTGAGGAGACTGTTACGAGATTTGAGGGAAGTGAGAATGAGTAAATTGAGGAAAGGTTTCAAGGCTTTAGAAGCAGGTGCTGGATTGAAGGTTAATGGAGTTGGAGGGATGGAAGTTGCAGAGATCAGAGGGTTTGTGGGAGGTGTGGTGGACGGGCTGAG AAAGCTGAACCAGCCACGCGAGGATGCACAAAAGGAGCAGGAAGCCGATGGCCAGGATGCTCTGGGTGGGAGCGGGAACTAccaggacgatgatgacgatatGGAACTATAG